A genomic region of Candidatus Bathyarchaeia archaeon contains the following coding sequences:
- the endA gene encoding tRNA-intron lyase: protein MNKNKEQPQSTRQETKIEGTLIEKGVKITSKQRIEELKAKGYGIEENGGLLLNFYEALHLLEKGLVSVKDEEGEQMDFQKLLQVAEKTDENAWAKYLVYRDLRSRGYVVREGFGLGVDFRVYERGEYGKDTAKYLILSLQEGKPIKMEELTQIMRQCQSLKKELILAVMSRRGEIVYYSVSQLTLP, encoded by the coding sequence ATGAACAAAAATAAGGAGCAGCCGCAGTCAACACGCCAAGAAACAAAAATTGAGGGAACATTAATAGAAAAGGGAGTGAAAATAACCAGCAAACAAAGAATAGAGGAGCTTAAAGCAAAGGGCTATGGCATAGAAGAAAACGGCGGGCTTCTCCTAAACTTTTACGAGGCACTCCACCTCTTGGAGAAGGGGCTGGTCTCAGTTAAAGATGAGGAAGGCGAGCAAATGGACTTCCAAAAACTTCTGCAAGTCGCAGAGAAAACCGACGAAAATGCTTGGGCTAAGTACTTGGTTTACAGAGACCTAAGAAGCCGCGGATATGTTGTCCGCGAAGGCTTCGGCTTAGGCGTAGACTTCAGAGTTTACGAAAGAGGCGAATATGGAAAGGACACAGCTAAATACCTAATCCTAAGCCTTCAGGAGGGCAAACCAATAAAAATGGAGGAACTAACCCAAATAATGAGGCAATGCCAAAGCCTAAAAAAGGAGCTAATTTTGGCTGTTATGAGCCGAAGAGGCGAAATAGTTTACTATTCCGTCTCACAATTAACCTTACCATAA
- the mtnA gene encoding S-methyl-5-thioribose-1-phosphate isomerase: MRTIMWRNGTVITIDQTKLPHKTEFLKLKNCSEVAEAIKTMKIRGAPLIGVAAAYALALTAYHSKARRKEELIHELEEAANTLRKTRPTGVNLFWAVDRILNKARAFQGNAEELAVFVVEEANRIADEDAAANRSMGKYGAALINDGDTVLTHCNAGALATVDYGTALGVIRAATEQGKKVRVIATETRPKLQGARLTAYELKRDGIPVTLISDTMVGYVMYKRMVDKVIVGADRIVRDAVINKIGTYQIAVLAKEHGVPFYVAAPKSTFDLAHRAADVTIEERNPEEVTCIGSERIAPEGVPALNPAFDITPIKYVTAIICEEGILYKDDLAKISQHG, from the coding sequence ATGCGAACCATAATGTGGCGCAACGGAACAGTCATAACAATAGACCAGACGAAGCTCCCTCACAAAACAGAGTTTCTAAAGCTGAAAAATTGTAGTGAAGTGGCTGAAGCCATAAAAACCATGAAGATTAGGGGTGCTCCACTAATCGGGGTTGCCGCAGCCTACGCCTTGGCGCTGACAGCTTACCATTCAAAGGCACGGCGGAAAGAAGAGCTTATCCACGAATTGGAAGAGGCGGCAAACACATTACGGAAGACCAGACCGACAGGGGTTAACCTCTTCTGGGCGGTTGACAGGATTTTAAACAAGGCTAGGGCTTTCCAAGGAAACGCTGAGGAATTAGCCGTCTTCGTCGTTGAAGAAGCAAATAGAATAGCTGACGAGGACGCCGCAGCAAACCGTTCGATGGGAAAGTATGGAGCCGCCCTAATCAATGATGGAGACACCGTACTGACGCACTGCAACGCTGGAGCACTAGCCACAGTTGACTATGGAACAGCCCTAGGCGTTATTAGGGCAGCCACTGAACAAGGCAAGAAAGTTAGGGTTATCGCCACCGAAACAAGGCCAAAGCTGCAGGGCGCCCGCCTAACAGCCTACGAGCTTAAGCGGGACGGCATACCAGTCACCCTGATAAGCGACACCATGGTTGGATATGTCATGTATAAGCGGATGGTGGATAAAGTTATTGTCGGAGCCGACAGAATAGTGCGAGACGCAGTCATCAATAAGATTGGAACTTACCAGATAGCCGTTCTAGCCAAAGAGCATGGCGTACCGTTTTATGTGGCGGCTCCAAAATCCACCTTCGACCTAGCCCACAGAGCGGCAGACGTAACAATAGAGGAGCGAAACCCAGAAGAAGTGACATGTATAGGTTCTGAGCGGATAGCCCCAGAAGGCGTTCCAGCCCTAAATCCGGCCTTTGACATTACGCCAATAAAATATGTGACGGCAATCATCTGCGAGGAAGGCATCCTATATAAGGACGATTTGGCAAAAATAAGCCAGCACGGTTAA